One genomic window of Quercus lobata isolate SW786 chromosome 9, ValleyOak3.0 Primary Assembly, whole genome shotgun sequence includes the following:
- the LOC115959953 gene encoding WD repeat-containing protein 44-like isoform X2 yields MGSSSEDEENRYFDALEDIASTSNVSPVGNEIYESNSSVNIRVSDGFPYDIWIQSPGSVKERRSKFLDWMGMSLDRNAHRNSLDVCRDVQEEVVDRIRENSGAVLRNSRFEDEFCSGRSSMTCWSEGDMDSSEPFISKENFVSQDGNIDREASSDQSGRAVESRSTFGLESRSTFGLSLSFKRLKKKDVEVTNNLVGSVRTPKRGWLSRLRSMTCVVDSQDEANQLRPGDDDAILQSRVQRVKVRQSKKRLKELSALYMGQDIQAHDGPILAMKFSPDGQYLASAGEDGIVRLWQVVEDERSNELDIPEIDPSCLYFTVNHLSELKPLFADKEKMCKVSSPRKSSDTACVVFPPKVFRILEKPLHEFRGHTGDILDLSWSRNNYLLSSSIDHTVRLWQVGCDHCLKVFTHSNYVTCVQFNPVDDNYFISGSIDGKVRIWAIHGCQVVDWTDRSIVGSMDGMCRFYNISDNHLQFDTQIYLHSKKKPPCKKITGFQFFPQDSSKIMVTCADSQVRILDGHNVIGKYKGLRNAGNIISASFTSDGKHIVSASEDSNVYLWNCSQEESALPQPKNIRSFEHFSMNASVAIPWCGLKCGNSENRRQYQVLDENLAETPSFSSPASFVLNQEFFLESFPKGSATWPEEKLPTSSPTAKSTTLNKSQYKFLKNSCQNIPSSHVWGLVIVTAGWDGRIKSFHNYGLPVSV; encoded by the exons ATGGGAAGCTCtagtgaagatgaagaaaatcGATATTTCGATGCTCTAGAGGATATAGCATCAACATCAAATGTTAGTCCTGTTGGCAATGAGATATATGAGTCTAATTCTAGTGTTAACATTCGAGTTTCGGATGGTTTTCCTTATGATATATGGATTCAGAGCCCGGGAAGTGTTAAGGAGCGTCGGAGCAAGTTTTTGGATTGGATGGGAATGAGTTTGGATCGCAATGCACACAGGAATTCACTAGATGTATGTAGGGATGTACAGGAAGAAGTGGTTGATAGGATTAGAGAGAATAGTGGGGCTGTGTTGAGGAACTCGCGTTTTGAAGATGAGTTTTGTTCGGGTCGGTCTTCAATGACTTGTTGGTCTGAAGGTGATATGGATTCTTCTGAACCTTTTATCTCAAAGGAGAACTTTGTAAGCCAAGATGGGAATATCGATAGAGAAGCAAGTTCAGACCAGTCAGGTAGGGCTGTAGAGTCTCGGAGCACTTTTGGGTTAGAGTCTCGGAGCACTTTTGGGTTATCCCTCTCGTTTAAACGACTGAAAAAGAAGGATGTTGAGGTGACTAACAACTTGGTGGGGTCTGTGAGGACACCTAAGAGGGGTTGGTTAAGTAGATTGCGTTCCATGACGTGTGTCGTTGATAGTCAAGATGAAGCTAATCAACTGAGACCTGGTGATGATGATGCAATTCTACAGTCTAGGGTTCAGAGAGTTAAGGTCCGGCAATCCAAGAAGCGGTTGAAAGAACTCTCTGCTCTTTATATGGGGCAAGATATCCAGGCACATGATGGTCCAATTTTGGCAATGAAATTTAGTCCTGATGGGCAGTATCTTGCAAGTGCTGGTGAAGATGGGATTGTGCGATTGTGGCAGGTGGTGGAGGATGAGAGATCTAATGAACTTGACATTCCAGAAATAGACCCATCCTGCTTATATTTCACAGTGAATCATCTTTCTGAATTGAAACCCCTCTTTGCTGATAAAGAGAAAATGTGTAAAGTGAGCAGCCCGAGGAAATCATCAGACACAGCATGCGTAGTTTTCCCCCCTAAAGTTTTCCGGATTTTGGAGAAACCATTGCACGAGTTCCGCGGGCACACTGGTGATATACTGGATCTCTCATGGTCTAGGAATAAC TATCTGCTCTCATCATCAATCGACCATACGGTTCGTCTGTGGCAAGTGGGATGTGATCATTGCCTCAAAGTGTTTACACATAGTAATTATG TGACCTGCGTTCAGTTTAACCCTGTTGATGATAATTACTTCATCAGTGGTTCAATAGATGGAAAAGTTCGTATTTGGGCTATTCATGGTTGTCAAGTTGTTGACTGGACTGAT AGGAGCATTGTTGGCTCTATGGATGGAATGTGCCGCTTTTACAATATATCAG ATAATCACTTGCAATTTGATACCCAAATATACTTACACAGTAAGAAGAAACCACCCTGCAAAAAGATAACTGGCTTCCAG TTTTTTCCACAAGACTCTAGCAAAATAATGGTAACCTGTGCTGATTCACAAGTCAGAATTCTTGATGGGCACAATGTGATTGGCAAATACAAGG gcCTTCGCAATGCGGGAAACATTATATCTGCGTCTTTCACTTCAGATGGGAAACATATTGTTTCAGCTTCTGAGGATTCTAATGTATATTTATGGAACTGTAGTCAAGAAGAGTCTGCTCTCCCCCAACCCAAAAATATAAGATCTTTTGAGCACTTCTCTATGAATGCATCTGTGGCGATACCTTGGTGTGGTCTGAAATGTGGGAACTCAGAAAATAGAAGGCAATATCAAGTCTTGGATGAGAATCTGGCAGAAACTCCATCCTTCTCTTCACCTGCTTCTTTTGTGCTGAACCAAGAATTCTTCTTAGAGTCTTTTCCCAAGGGATCTGCAACTTGGCCAGAGGAGAAGCTTCCCACTTCAAGCCCAACGGCCAAGTCAACTACATTAAATAAATCTCAATACAAGTTTCTGAAAAATTCTTGCCAGAATATACCCAGTTCTCATGTGTGGGGTCTGGTTATTGTGACTGCAGGCTGGGATGGACGGATCAAGTCATTCCACAATTATGGGTTACCAGTATCTGTCTAA
- the LOC115959953 gene encoding WD repeat-containing protein 44-like isoform X1, protein MGSSSEDEENRYFDALEDIASTSNVSPVGNEIYESNSSVNIRVSDGFPYDIWIQSPGSVKERRSKFLDWMGMSLDRNAHRNSLDVCRDVQEEVVDRIRENSGAVLRNSRFEDEFCSGRSSMTCWSEGDMDSSEPFISKENFVSQDGNIDREASSDQSGRAVESRSTFGLESRSTFGLSLSFKRLKKKDVEVTNNLVGSVRTPKRGWLSRLRSMTCVVDSQDEANQLRPGDDDAILQSRVQRVKVRQSKKRLKELSALYMGQDIQAHDGPILAMKFSPDGQYLASAGEDGIVRLWQVVEDERSNELDIPEIDPSCLYFTVNHLSELKPLFADKEKMCKVSSPRKSSDTACVVFPPKVFRILEKPLHEFRGHTGDILDLSWSRNNYLLSSSIDHTVRLWQVGCDHCLKVFTHSNYVTCVQFNPVDDNYFISGSIDGKVRIWAIHGCQVVDWTDVREIVTAVCYRPDGQRSIVGSMDGMCRFYNISDNHLQFDTQIYLHSKKKPPCKKITGFQFFPQDSSKIMVTCADSQVRILDGHNVIGKYKGLRNAGNIISASFTSDGKHIVSASEDSNVYLWNCSQEESALPQPKNIRSFEHFSMNASVAIPWCGLKCGNSENRRQYQVLDENLAETPSFSSPASFVLNQEFFLESFPKGSATWPEEKLPTSSPTAKSTTLNKSQYKFLKNSCQNIPSSHVWGLVIVTAGWDGRIKSFHNYGLPVSV, encoded by the exons ATGGGAAGCTCtagtgaagatgaagaaaatcGATATTTCGATGCTCTAGAGGATATAGCATCAACATCAAATGTTAGTCCTGTTGGCAATGAGATATATGAGTCTAATTCTAGTGTTAACATTCGAGTTTCGGATGGTTTTCCTTATGATATATGGATTCAGAGCCCGGGAAGTGTTAAGGAGCGTCGGAGCAAGTTTTTGGATTGGATGGGAATGAGTTTGGATCGCAATGCACACAGGAATTCACTAGATGTATGTAGGGATGTACAGGAAGAAGTGGTTGATAGGATTAGAGAGAATAGTGGGGCTGTGTTGAGGAACTCGCGTTTTGAAGATGAGTTTTGTTCGGGTCGGTCTTCAATGACTTGTTGGTCTGAAGGTGATATGGATTCTTCTGAACCTTTTATCTCAAAGGAGAACTTTGTAAGCCAAGATGGGAATATCGATAGAGAAGCAAGTTCAGACCAGTCAGGTAGGGCTGTAGAGTCTCGGAGCACTTTTGGGTTAGAGTCTCGGAGCACTTTTGGGTTATCCCTCTCGTTTAAACGACTGAAAAAGAAGGATGTTGAGGTGACTAACAACTTGGTGGGGTCTGTGAGGACACCTAAGAGGGGTTGGTTAAGTAGATTGCGTTCCATGACGTGTGTCGTTGATAGTCAAGATGAAGCTAATCAACTGAGACCTGGTGATGATGATGCAATTCTACAGTCTAGGGTTCAGAGAGTTAAGGTCCGGCAATCCAAGAAGCGGTTGAAAGAACTCTCTGCTCTTTATATGGGGCAAGATATCCAGGCACATGATGGTCCAATTTTGGCAATGAAATTTAGTCCTGATGGGCAGTATCTTGCAAGTGCTGGTGAAGATGGGATTGTGCGATTGTGGCAGGTGGTGGAGGATGAGAGATCTAATGAACTTGACATTCCAGAAATAGACCCATCCTGCTTATATTTCACAGTGAATCATCTTTCTGAATTGAAACCCCTCTTTGCTGATAAAGAGAAAATGTGTAAAGTGAGCAGCCCGAGGAAATCATCAGACACAGCATGCGTAGTTTTCCCCCCTAAAGTTTTCCGGATTTTGGAGAAACCATTGCACGAGTTCCGCGGGCACACTGGTGATATACTGGATCTCTCATGGTCTAGGAATAAC TATCTGCTCTCATCATCAATCGACCATACGGTTCGTCTGTGGCAAGTGGGATGTGATCATTGCCTCAAAGTGTTTACACATAGTAATTATG TGACCTGCGTTCAGTTTAACCCTGTTGATGATAATTACTTCATCAGTGGTTCAATAGATGGAAAAGTTCGTATTTGGGCTATTCATGGTTGTCAAGTTGTTGACTGGACTGATGTAAGAGAAATTGTCACTGCAGTGTGTTATCGCCCTGATGGGCAG AGGAGCATTGTTGGCTCTATGGATGGAATGTGCCGCTTTTACAATATATCAG ATAATCACTTGCAATTTGATACCCAAATATACTTACACAGTAAGAAGAAACCACCCTGCAAAAAGATAACTGGCTTCCAG TTTTTTCCACAAGACTCTAGCAAAATAATGGTAACCTGTGCTGATTCACAAGTCAGAATTCTTGATGGGCACAATGTGATTGGCAAATACAAGG gcCTTCGCAATGCGGGAAACATTATATCTGCGTCTTTCACTTCAGATGGGAAACATATTGTTTCAGCTTCTGAGGATTCTAATGTATATTTATGGAACTGTAGTCAAGAAGAGTCTGCTCTCCCCCAACCCAAAAATATAAGATCTTTTGAGCACTTCTCTATGAATGCATCTGTGGCGATACCTTGGTGTGGTCTGAAATGTGGGAACTCAGAAAATAGAAGGCAATATCAAGTCTTGGATGAGAATCTGGCAGAAACTCCATCCTTCTCTTCACCTGCTTCTTTTGTGCTGAACCAAGAATTCTTCTTAGAGTCTTTTCCCAAGGGATCTGCAACTTGGCCAGAGGAGAAGCTTCCCACTTCAAGCCCAACGGCCAAGTCAACTACATTAAATAAATCTCAATACAAGTTTCTGAAAAATTCTTGCCAGAATATACCCAGTTCTCATGTGTGGGGTCTGGTTATTGTGACTGCAGGCTGGGATGGACGGATCAAGTCATTCCACAATTATGGGTTACCAGTATCTGTCTAA